The window ATATTTTTTGTGCTATGAGAACATAAGTTATACACCAACAGTCCTTTGAGGTTGTGTATAGTTGCAATCCAACCACACCACTTAACCTAGATCTTCTCTTGTCATTCGACAAGTTAGTGTAGGTGGTGAAAAACAATCGATTCAAATCAAGAAGTTGCACAAAGAAGTACATGATTCGACACAACAATCAATATACATCATAAGCAAGTCATATTTACAATCTGTTAATGGGTTTTTAATAAAGATTTACCTTTTGAGTGAcacaaaaattgcaatttttgtcTCATTGATAATTTGACATTAATTTTGGTATCAATCCAATGACGAAAGTCAGTCATCATTACTTTTCCAAGACAATTCAAGTTGCAAATATgtaaaaaccaaaccaaaccaaaccaaattGAAAAGGTTAAAAGTATTCCCCAAACCTCTGAAATTGGGAATTTAAGCAACAAAAGCCCAAGTCTTTGTTTACATTGAAGGGCAAAATACCATGATAGATAACATAAAAACATACCTAATATATATAAAATGGAGAATTCATATTCAACCATACCTTTATGgacaaaatgtgaaaatggtttAGATTTCTCATAACATACAGCAATCTTTCATAGAAGAACTTGAAATGGAAACATGACTCTTCTCTCTTCTTGAAGCTTGATCATCAGCttcataaacaccctcccaactGCCAAAACCACAACCCAGAAAAATAGATTAGGAAAAAGGAGACTGAAAACCAAAACAATCAACAAATGATGGTTAATTTAATGATGCAAGATTGCATTATAGTTGTAAAAGAATCGATTTATGGGAATAACCAGAAGTTGGTGTCCAAGATAATGTATAAgcaataaaaaaaaagaaaacaaatgaTGGTTAATTTAATGATGCAAGATTGCATTATAGTTGTAAAAGAATCGATTTATGGGAATAACCAGAAGTTGGTGTCCAAGATAATGTATAAgcaataaaaaaaaagaaaacaaatgaTGGTTAATTTAATGATGCAAGATTGCATTATAGTTGTAAAAGAATCGATTTATGGGAATAACCAGAAGTTGGTGTCCAAGATAATGTATAAGcaataaaaaaaaagttgcatAATGTATTATACCATAATAGCATCAATCTCTTCTTGAGACATTGGTGTTCTTTTGGGCTGAAGAGATGCTTTCCCCCCTAGAGTTTTTTCAGATGGAGCAGACTTTGAGAAAAAGCTTGAAGGGACATCATTGGCAACAGGTGTTGCTTGGGTCTGAGTAGCAGAACCTAAAATATGATATAAGTAGATTACATATAAACCATAAcgattcattttgatttatatttagaTGAACAATTATTGCGCAATACTGTTTGTATATCCGGTAATACCATGGAATCTATAACCTAATCTGTAAAATGAATCAAACTAGGTCAAAAAATCAATCTATAATGATGTTCTTCATGTTGATTCTTCCTAGATCGGAACTAAAAAACTTCCTGTAAATCAAATTCAAATTCTCATATGCCGGAACGCAAATTAACGAAAAATGACCTAGCCACACATTCatacaaacgaattaaacattaCAGAAATTAAGAAGAAACAAACCAGAAGGCGCCGGATGACGCTGTGGAAACTTGATCCGGGGGATTCTCTTCATCGCTTGTGCTGCTCCCATATCTCGATTGATCGGTGGTGGCGTTGACGGCGGCGGCGAATATGGCGAGGGAACTTTCTGCGGTTGCGACTTCGGAGGAAGCTTTCGTTGCTTATAGAATAATGAGAAAAAGTGATGGAATTTTGTGATTATTGCCATTTTGTTATTAcaaaagaaagagaaaaaggtAATTATGAGTTTGTATCTATTTATTTGGGTGAATTTTTTTTACAATGAATGGTTTCTAAATTATTaaaaatttgatgattttggggtTGTGAGAATACATATTTAACCGATTATTGTGATTTACAATTgttaaattgatttgtatgtgtttaatataatttattataatttactccctccgtcccaaatttatagtccatctttctttttttgtttgtcccaaaataatagttcacttctaaaaataaataacatttttaccaaaatactcccTCATTATTATCTAACAAACTAAACATTTAATGGAAcgttaaatgcaaagtaaggacaaaactgtcattttattatataaagttaatggtaattaatgcttctttaatctgtgtgttttttgtctgtggacaataatattgggacggagggagtattttAATTAGATTTGGTGGACATGTAAAAAAGAATTTTGTATGAAGTTTCTTAGGTCAAGTGTAAAAATATCAAATCTAATTAAAATAAATCATAATCGCTGCAAAAAGATCTAAAAGTGGAGAGATATAGAGAGAAATAAATTGACACCCAATAGATGATATCGTTTATTCTTGTCATTGCAACAACAAGAAGCAACACAACAAAATGCAACAAGAAAAAAGGATGATGTTTTTGATGTTACCACGTCGTTATGGGCTGACACATCAGCCTTAATAGAAGTATTATTTTTTAAGTTTAGCCTTATATTTTTCACAACTCTAAAAATGGAGGAAAGtaagtatttatttttattctattCTTATATTTAGAcctggcaatggggcgggtttgAAGCGAATCGACCTTGATCTAAAcctttttaacaaatttcaaaatccgatccaaactCGTTCCGTGACCCGCAGAGTTTTGAATAGTCAAACTCATACCCTTATCCACCAAATCGACATatatccaaacccgccccgtaacccgtaggttttttgaaaaatcaaacatATTTCTCGTAAATCTTAaaataacatttatcaaataaaacaaacgttgatttagaaaacacattaagTACTCGAGGACTTTCAATTGGAATTAAACTCATTATTGTAGTAACTTCTGATTGATTTTTGACCGTCAATTGAATTGATAAATAATAGCAATTAAAAACTTTTTTTCGGTTGAAAAATGACTTTATTGATATAAAAATTTAATTGATGATTACTTGATGGAATCCAAATGAATGACATCATGATTCTTAGTAGatgattggaagtctagaaaTCAAGTCCTCGAGACTCATGTAAAAACAGTTTAGTCTTTGGCCTTTTCTCTttggactttcaattgtaacTAAAAGTAAACTTTAAgtagtataaaatataaatatataattttaaaatttataattctaaaatttatacgGGGCGGGTTATAAATGGAGCGGATCAATGATGATCCacacccgacccttttaataaaagggttagcgggtacggGTCGTTAACGGATAAACagatcaaaaactatgctccaaactcatataattgttaagggtttggatcggatcagggtcaaaacccgtTCTATTAGCAGGCCTACTTATATTGTCTCATAGATTTATCATTTTGTACAAAAAAGAaatgatcttttttttttttctaatatttttgtTGCCCTTCCTAAAAGATATGGTATTTTGACAGAAAGACCTAAAATTTTCCTTGTTAATTTTGCCGATAAATTTCTAAGATGGCTTTTTTTGTAGATCTAacatttacaaaaaaaattagTATGGAAACAAAGATTATTATTGAGAAAAACACTATATTTTCTCGGAAAATATAATATTTCTACGAAATACCATATTTTCTTAcgataatatgatttttttaaagaaTACATGTGAAAATATCAGAAAAAatcgtttcttttttttttttttgtaaatgttaaatttatgtaaaaatataagaataaacttaaaaaaaaaaaaaaaaaaaaaaaaaaaaaaaaaaacttacttcCATCATATCATTTTACTCGTCTTCTTCCATTTTTTAGAGCTGTTTTTTTTGTTGCAATGCAGAAATAAAAGGTGAAAATTGTGGAGAAATTTCTCTTGAGGTTTAAACTTTAAATAGGTGGACTACTTCGGTCCATTTTGCAACTATATAGGCCCATTTGCGTGAAGGGTTTTTGTCTAAAGTTTGAAACAAGTTTATGagttaaatttctttttttattttaaatattgtaATAACTATTTTATGAATAACTATAAAATTGGCTATATAGACAAAGCATGCCCTTTGGACAACTCATGGTGAACATTCTTGGTACCTATATATGGTAAATCACGAAACACTAACAATATTTTAAGTATATAAATTCTAAGATTAAAACTTTCTTTTATAGAATTTCGAACATAGCCACTCCCATAAGAGAAGATCTATATCCCATAAATAGTTATAAGCCTATAACAATTTGCATCCAAATAGATTTGGCAACCAAAAAACACGATACTAAATGATTCGTAGATTTAAGTGAGGAATctcaaattaggcaaaaagaaCTGAATCAATATCCATCCCTCACTCCAGTTTTACTCTTGTAGGCATCCAATTCAAGTGCAACTGTCAAACAAAAATATTAAACCTGTTATGGACGACTATAATAGTTACAATATAAAGATGAGGATCCGATTCGTAATTTTCGCATACACAATGGAATATTTGTGTACATTTTAGCAAAAAAAATAAGTTGCTATTTATATTGAAATTAAGATGTTACATAAATCTTTATCAGAAATAAGTAATAATAAAACCAAAGtactatataaaattacattTACAAATAAATGAATATCCGTTCTTAGTTAGGAATCTCATATTTCTAACCAAGAGTTAGGGTGGCAACTCTGTAGCTTTGTAAAGTTTAGGTTGTATTTAGACAACATTAGAACTTGAGGATATTTGTGTGTTCTAGAATTCGGtgatttattaaatatttaatgctTTAGAACAACAGGGGATGTAGAGGACTTTCAACGGCCCTAAAAggtgatttttttcattttaacaaaTTGATCGATAGATTCATTGTCAGTTGTATGCGTGCTCTTTCTTAGAATTTATCTAtaatatatgttttatgatttatacGATAGTTGCcagatgttatatgttatgtagataaatcattttcttaaacaaaataattgaatttcttaatttttgtttaaaaaaaaatgaaattatcaCTTCCCTTCAAATTATCAAACAAATTTTGACCAATTTTGATCCAATTTCTTTTACAACTTTTTTCTCTCGTCTTAATAATATCAATACCTATAACGTACCTTACGTTTGGATTAGAAATCTTTGATCTTTGCATATCTTCGTATAAGTATTTAGTTCTTGACTTCTTTCTTCCTTGCTTGCtctattataattatcatgttgtAGTTAAAGATCGTTTGAAAAGGTCAGTCAATTAAATGGTAATCCAATTCACACTTCCAAATATTTACTTTTATGCAGTTGTCCCCATCAATTTGACTGCAAGATAACACTATTTGGACTCATCCACAGCTATTTTCTTCCCAATTGTTACTTATTTCTTCCTTTCCATTTATGACCTTTTCAACTATCATTAAATAACTTAGACTTATATTCCTTATTTCTTGGTGGCAAATGGctataaaatctcaatctaaaaaAATCAATATCAACATTAACACTAGAGAGAAAATCCATAGACCAATAAACATATAACCTCTCAGTGCAAGTGGTTGAGGATTTATATATCGCCTGTAACAATGATGTAATTTAAAAGTAATTTACAGAATGCTTGTGTTGCtattctaaattttttttaatgaaaaccgTGTACAATTATATTAATAATTGGTTTTCTTACATCAATTTTTATGGATTAAAGTATCAAAATCACTTAATCAAGTGTAAAGTTAAAATAGTTGGATAACATTACAATTATAGTAATAATCGGTTTTCTTACATTAATTTTTACCAACTTCTTAAAATCTAATTATTTGAACgtaaataatcataaaatcataattataatCACTTTTATCCAAACAATTAAGTTCTAAGAAAGGTAAAAATATAATGATTGTCCAACTAGACCAGTTGAAACTAGAAAAACTCACATCAAATAGATAATTAGAATATCCACAAAAAGTATCAAACAAAGAGCAAATATAAGCTACAACACAAAAAACAATACTATAGATCTAGTTTAGGAAAAATATGCTAAACGATCAAGAAAGAAAAACACATTTTCCTTTGAGAGACATGCCATTCCAAATGAAAACACATAATTACAAATCTGGGCATGACCCCATCTCAAAGAGAAACCCATGATCTTGAAAAAGATAGAGAAGAAGAGGGTAAAATTGTAACTTTTCCAAGAATCACATCATGATCTATTCATCTCATGATGAACTTCAGGAGTTTCCATGATACTCTCTAAAGAAGGTTTCCATCCAGCAACACTTTTCCCTTCGAGTCTACTCTTCCCAATTGCCCCCAAAACATCTTCCAATCTTTGCCCTTCTTTGTTCTTGAGTTGTAATAACAACCACTCTAGCTCATCTTTTGTTAATACCAACTTTACCCTTACTCTACCACTTTCCATTCCATAACTACCCCTTGCTTTCCCAGATTCTTGTTTTTCTTGTTCCTGTGGCTTTTCGTCTTCTCTTTGCTCCTTCTGTAAACACGTCTCCATGTAATTCCCCATTACCACAATCAAGAAACTTGTTTATTTTCTGAAACTGCAACACAAATCTCTTTCCGAGAAAGTTTGTGTTTGTTAACTGAAAAactcttttttttatttatgatgATCGAAGAGATTTGGAGAGAAAATTGAGGAGTTGTTAGAGAGTGTCAACTAATGCATGTGAGGTGTGGGGAACATATATTGGTATATGTAGGTGACAAATTTATTGTTGTTTTGAATTAGACCAATGGCCCACTAAAGCAACGTAATTTTAATACCCCATTGATCATGAAGAATTGTGGTTATTATTATAAAAGTTTTAGCACATGGCGTGTTTTGATTTGTTACAAAACTGATTTAATTttgatttagattttttttactataatgtttaatttttaaaGAACAATAATTTTTAGAGTAAGACTTTGGTAAAAATAAGTTAGTTTGTAAATAGTTTATTATAATTCGTTGTTTGGTAAAATCACAATATTAGTTTATTGGAACTAATAAATTGACTTGTCATAAGTTATTTTGAGATAGTTTTTGAGAAGCTTATtaagatttttttaaaatattttaaatatactaTTAATTATATCTATTGCTAGTTTTTTGTTATATACATCTAAATATCATTTATTTCATGTTATATTTGCAATCTAGTTTATCAGTTATTTTTTACCAAATACTATTAATTCATAAGCTAACTTATCACCTATCAGTTAGCTTTTTAACTAAAAGCTAGTTTTTCAACTAATACTTAAACCTAATTTTTTCTAGTATTTCTAATTTTATTTAgattattttgattatgattttttaAGCCATAGTAATCACTTTGTAAGGCGCATCCAAACATCCAGATTTAATTATGTGGCTTTGTGAAATATTTAGGTTAAAATAATCAGATTTGGAAAAGGCATAAGgaaacaaaagaaataaaatttcaaataCTTTAATTTTAGTCCAGTTTAGGTATTCTACTTTTATAAATTTACATAGCAATATACTTTAAATTATCGTCATTGATAATGATTCATGTAATTTAATTCATTGTATTAGAATTTGGTTGTTATAACTTAAAGCAACAGCAGTGACTTTACTTTAGCAAACATGGAAAAAAGTGATTAATTATGTTTCTTATCTTAtcttatataaataataaattgctTTAAAGTTAAAATAAACATTAATCCAAATAGGAAGTTATCGTATACATGCATGTAATCTTCGTTTTCTTTGTGCCTAATCTTTTGTGTGTATCTTGTGATCTTAGAATCAAAGTGTGCGATTAATTGGCATCATGTAGAACTTGTTTCCCGTGATCTTGACTTTCTCTTAATTTTGTATTAAAGAAGGTTAATTAAATCCAAAATTGGAATAAGTGCATTCTATTTTACTAGTTAATGGGTGACAAAAAATCAACCAAGTCTGCAACTCGATCTTAGACTTATAGGACGATTTTAAATTAGTAATGTAGTTTAATTACAATATTTTGAATTAGTAATCCAAATCCATATGTGACAATTTTAATTAGTTTATTTGTAAACAAAAGTATTTATCTTATGTTTTATATTAATTTAATGGATTAAATAAGTAACTTTAAAAAACTCATACGACTTTAAAGTTGCATTAAAAGTTAATATAGTTAGATTATTATCATATTATATCGTTTTTTTTATAATTGCGTCTAGCTTATGATTATTATGTAAAAATGATGTGACCCACATATTGTCGCGTCTACCAACGGTACACAATAAGTTTGATGCTCTCTTAATCACAACTACCAACTATGTGCTCTACTACGAGTTGTATCAAATCCTCTTTCCTAATCCATGTTTTAATGTTTCTCGTCTTATATAGACAAACTTATTAATTTTTCTTGTATACTTAGATAAAGTGATATCACCTTCAAAATGTCTAgccccaaatctctctaagtaacAATGTACATAACCTTATTACATGAGTTATGAAGTTCCTTTGTAATGTGAGTTATTTGTTTTATGAATTTCAATTTAAAGGGTTTGAAGTGTTGGTTGATACACAGGCAATCCGATTATGAATAATCTAAACTATTAGTTTATAATTTGGCAATCCAAATAACTACCTTGATAACCTAAATAAGACTTCGGATTACTGAGGTCGGGTGGCTTGAAATCCAGTTTGAgttaaagtcctaatattttcaaCGACTTGACAAGAAAGTGTTAAACTTTTTTTTTGCCAGTAAAGTCATAACTACCGacaatttttgacacttttatcattttttgtcagttagccggtaattaggactttactgtcaaaaaaataaagtttaagactTATCAAATCGTTGGAAATATTCGTACTTTAATGTGTAGTCTTGGTTTCCCTAGaaaaacaaataattttatcAGCCTCGTGAGACCCAATTCATAGTCCAATAACTTTTAATTGTGATTTTCGTCGCATCACCATTGTTTTTCTTACCATCATCATCTTTACACTGCTACAATCATGATCATTGGGAAACAAGTGCAAAAGAGAGAACGAGAGAGGGTGAGAAGACTTGTAAAGCTTTCTTCTTGGTTCACCACCAAATCTTGAACCGAAAAGAAGGGATAAACTTTACAAACACAAGCTTCATTTTCGTTCTACCCTATGTGTTTTCTTAGGGTACAACTCTATGCACAAAGGATACAAGTGTCTTGACAAGCAAACTAGTAGAATTTATATTTCTCGTGATGTCGTTTTTGATAAATTTCCATTCGCTTCCTCATTTATATCTAGTATACCATCATCCAACTCAGAAGGTGTGTCTTTTCCTCAAAATGAACCAAGTATAATGAATGACCACATGTACTTATGATTTATCATTGTTGTTAGCTAATCCTTCTAATGAAGTTGCAGTCTTACCTTTTACTAGCACAAGGAACTCACGAACAGCAAACTCCATACCATTCCATGGTGTACAGTCACCAGAATACATTGCTGGGCGTAATCATAACGCCGACCCTGCTTCTCCAAGAGTGACACCTGAAAATGTATCTCCTAGTAATCCGTCTCCAACACATAATAATAGCAACTCGAGTTCCAACATTGAACCAGCATTAGTGTCTCCTACAGATCCAGTCCAGCCCAACAACACACCAGATGCCCCTGTTTCACCGTCATATCCAAATACACCTTCACCTCAACAGCAAATTGTGACTCATGGTCAGGCAAGAAAAATTTTCCCTCGAAAATTTACTGATGGAACTTTTCAATACAATCCTAACAGGCGTGCATTTTTCGTTGAACCCACGTCTCATAAAACAGCCTTGTCTCAACCAAAATGGAGACTAGCAATGGAAGCGGAATTCAATGCACTTCAAAAGAATAAAACTTGGACCTTGGTTCCACGTCCTAGTGGTGTCAATATAGTTGATTGCAAGTGGATATTCAAACTTAAACAACATCCAGATGGTACGATTGATAAGCACAAGGCACGTCTTGTTGCGCGTGGGTTCACTCAACAATATGGGGTAGATTATCAGGATACTTTTAGCCCAGTTGTAAAGCCGGCTACTGTTCGATTAGTTCTTGCACTTGCAGTACCCAGAGGTTGTCATCTTAGACAAGTTGATGTGAGTAATGCGTTTTTGCATGGATTCTTGGATGAAGATGTTTATATGAAGCAGCCTCCCAGTTTTGAAGATGCTAACAATCCGCATTTTGTGTGTAAACTACACAAAGCCATCTATGGTCTTAAACAGTCACCGCATGCATGGTTTTCTAGACTCAGTGATAAATTATATCAACTT of the Lactuca sativa cultivar Salinas chromosome 6, Lsat_Salinas_v11, whole genome shotgun sequence genome contains:
- the LOC111898775 gene encoding protein transport protein sec31; this encodes MAIITKFHHFFSLFYKQRKLPPKSQPQKVPSPYSPPPSTPPPINRDMGAAQAMKRIPRIKFPQRHPAPSGSATQTQATPVANDVPSSFFSKSAPSEKTLGGKASLQPKRTPMSQEEIDAIMLGGCL
- the LOC111898776 gene encoding uncharacterized protein LOC111898776, which codes for MGNYMETCLQKEQREDEKPQEQEKQESGKARGSYGMESGRVRVKLVLTKDELEWLLLQLKNKEGQRLEDVLGAIGKSRLEGKSVAGWKPSLESIMETPEVHHEMNRS